A genome region from Brassica napus cultivar Da-Ae unplaced genomic scaffold, Da-Ae ScsIHWf_2065;HRSCAF=2716, whole genome shotgun sequence includes the following:
- the LOC125599938 gene encoding uncharacterized protein LOC125599938, with amino-acid sequence MSPYEALYGRPCRTPLCWTQVGERSMIGPEIVEETTEKIKFIRDKMKEAQDRHKSYADKRRKHVEFEVDDMVYLKMITFRGRKRVSGRGKLDPRYLDQDIVIPEIPSDLGTNLTLETRPVRIVDRMEKQ; translated from the exons ATGTCGCCCTACGAAGCTTTGTACGGACGGCCCTGCAGGACaccattatgctggacccaagtgggggagcgcagcatgataggACCTGAGATAGTGGAGGAGACCACGGAGAAGATTAAGTTCATCCGTGACAAGATGAAGGAGGCACAGGACCGTCACAAGTCTTATGCGGATAAGAGAAGGAAACATGTTGAGTTTGAGGTGGACGACATGGTCTACCTCAAGATGATTACTTTCAGAGGTCGGAAAAGGGTTTCTGGCCGAGGGAAGTTGGATccaaggtacttgg ATCAAGACATTGTGATACCGGAAATTCCATCTGATCTAGGCACGAACCTCACCTTGGAgacaaggccggttcggattgtagaCAGGATGGAAAAGCAATGA